The window tatagcttttagggcaatttggattttttttccttttttttagagtttagggtttcttaacttaaatatataagaccttatactctGTATCAATTTTAGATCTAATAATATAGTTAgtttttttcttctcttaatttttACAGCTACCACCTTCGACACAAATTTGATCATTGTCGCTTCCTCCAGTGCAAATCTGGTTGTCGCTGttagagcaatctgggtaccctaggttttgatatttgaacaaaggtttaagttaagcttattgttgtatttaacatgcattgtgagtgtgtaggatacaggtacaataaggaaagtacaagggtgatcttggcaaaggaggaaagtccaaggatgagtcttggcggtgtaagtccaagtatgtagtcttggcaatgtaagtccatgtGTGACTTGGCAATAGATGAAGTCCCGAAGAcgtgacctcttggcaaaggaagacccgacaataatgacaaggtcgatggaagctccagaagacaagacgtgaaggatggggaggcattcgagggacgcaagactgatgaaggaggctagaaggctaggtataagttggtcgggcgaggacgagtgctgagtgaatatgCTCGGGAactaaatcctaggattaggggcttactgtagcgttactgtaacaTTACTAtaacgttactgtagcagtactatagcagtcgactggtgttttcatcaatcgactggtgcgGACGActggcagtcgactgggagtgaacagaatacttctgttcattcgtttagtgtggagcagtcgactgatggaagtatcagtcgactggtatcgagccgttgggttgtaacgaTCGAATCTCTACAGAGGGCAATCGGTTGATGGTTTTGACAgttgactggtaggcggggttttccaactcgtggcctatataaccaagcattacAAGCTTAgttaaggttgatgaaatagacttggttaaagcctattagagtctcctaagtcctcgtgtgatcggtgtgcttgtattcaagtgtttgtggtgaggtttctccatcaacaaggagcttgagctagtcggaggttttctggggagtcatccactaacggatcgagatcgtccaccttacgggcagccatgtagtaggagtaagtgatctctgaaccacgttatataaacgtgttagaggtttgattgtcttggttattaCCTCTAGGCTTAACATTAtatttgttagatttgtttttgtatttctgttgtgcactaacattaaaggaagcgatcgatttgggtgaaatgctattcaccccccctctaacgggcgtcaaggtcccaacagtcaCTGTCATTGCCAGTGTAGATCTAGCAACTACCATCACCCCTGATTACTACTGACACCTTAGCCGCAGATTTGATCACTGCCTCCGGCATAGATCAGGTGGTCGTCACCACCTTCGACGCAAATCCAATCACTACCGCTATCACTGGCGTAAATTCGGTCGGCGTCGCCTCCTCTGGTGCAAATCCCACCACTGTTGGCATAGACCCCGCCGTCGCTAATTTGACCATACTTCGCCTCCGACCCACACACCGCTACCTTGCTACGCCTCCAGGAACCCTCCGGCTTTCAAGCCCTCCGGCCTCTGGCCATCAGTCTAGGTCTTGTCCCTGAGGTCCTCTTCGATCAAGGATCTCCATTCGGCATAGCTCATCTCCAATCGACTTTACTGTTTGGACTTCCCAACTCACATCCCACTTTGTATTATATAAAAGTCCCACCCTCGTAAACTAAGGTACACGTACATCTATACATACGATTACATATACGCATTTACTAATGTATATCTTCATCTTTCCAAGTGGATGAGCTAGAGCACTCTCGACCTCTATTCCAACCCTCTCCTCCGCTCCTCTACTCCCCGTAGGTTCTACAAACAATTCAATTCTCCCTCCAGCTCATCCGCTTTTTCAAAGACTCCATGACTTAGCTTGGCCAATATCGAAGACAATTCACCCCGCCTTCCACTTGGTCATGAGACTTCGTCAACATCAGCAACACTTTATCGATGGCTCTTCCATaatatgtgtgtatatataagCTTCATACCTTTAAAGTGTCTGAAAGACTTTAAAGTGTCTCAAAGACTATAATTGACAAAATTGATGACCACTAAATGCATTTTGAATAAGTCGGATGAGCATATTTGCTCCAGTAAGATAATTTAATATGCTCATCCATTTAATGGGCAACATGAGGTGCAACAATGAGTGAATCATAGTTCTGTAAATGACGGTCCCCTTAGATGGGTCTAGTTATTAGTACATGAGGTGTTATtataatgaggtctggggttcgaatctcgataaagtcgaAGGAAATActcctttatgtgctagtcactattccaaaggctagtaaccgtccatgatttacctcttctgtattgaccttgggacgggttgaTGAAGACGTTGGAGGCGAACATATTCACTTTTTGTCATAATAGTTATGTAAATGACCATTGTACTATGATAAATGTTTGTAAGGATTTATTCCCTTTGAGAAAATATGAGATCATTTTGAAAATACCGCTAAAATGTGGTCTAATAAAACAATTGGATTGAGCAAGTTGGGCAAATGAAATAAATTGGATAAACTAAGCCAGTTGGATGGccaacttttgaaaaaaaaaagtaaaattgaCAATGATATCCCTCGAGATTGTGACGGCATTCGAGCCGATGGATAAcatacataaacaagttttgatggAAACTTTATgtggtaaaagaaaaaaaaaatgaatacgtTCATCTTTAACATCTTCGTCAAATTTTGATGAAAACTCTTGCTACATCATTGTGAGGTGTAGTAATGAAAGTCTCTAGAGTCAGAAATATAAAAAAGTTTCAATACAGATTTTAAAAAGCGtgcttttttaataaaattatcaaattagcaactttttttattttataatagatAGATTATCTTTTCTTTTTGATTCACGTGATAGATAATCATCATAAAAACAGGATCAGCTTGGTTCATTCAGTGAGATTCAAAAATTCATCGCCTTAATTGTTAGTTTGAGTATTTTgaaaatgaataattttttttttataatctaagTATTCAAATTTTTTAACTGATTAATTTTAGATGATTAATCCGGGTCCATAAAATCCGTTATTAAGTTAAATCGAGAAGTATTTTACAATTCGACATAATATTCTTAGATTTATCATCACACTAAATATTCTTAGATTTATCATCACACTAGAGAAAAATCACTCTTGTAATGTGCCATAACGAAAAATCatactttaaatattttgttaatcgTTGAAATATCTTACTACTTAATTATCCCAACAAAGAGATGATACTTTGGGTCAAATTTATCTTTCTCGATGTCtatctaaagaaaaaaaaatcaaatcaattATTTGGATAATTCATAcaagttaaattaaaaatgaCAAATATAGCAACAACAATCAAACtaattatgaatttttaaaaataattaaataaaactttaagaaaataatgataaaatatatttaaaaaatataaggcaaagtgatatatttttttacctatgtatcaaaaaaatttaaaattatcacaTCATCAAATTGTACTCAAAATCtagaaataaatatataaatgtgAGATCATTGAAGTTCGgtcataaaaataattaaaatttgacaaTGTACCAACTTTATTCATAAATTGAATTTGAACATGTAAATATGCACAAGGCAGTCATTGAAGTTCTAGAGTAGTTTAAAAtgcttaaaaatagttttataatatATAACTTTGACCAaacatataataattataattagttaaaatttaaatattatagaataattttgattaatattaCTACGGATCATTTTTGAATTGCTCGATTACTTTAAAAGCATAATTAAAGTCCAATATTTTCTTAAAATGcatctaaatttaaaatagagAATGACTTGACTATATAACATACTAAAAACCATTTAACTGCGATATAGATATAGTTAGATTCTAATTGCCAATTAAAGAGCATCTGTAATTctgtatatttaaattttaaataaaaaataactatTTAGTAATTTCAtccaaaattattaattatataactttttctattattattttttaaaaaaaataatttatttctaaatttataattcatttagtaattcttaaaaatctataatataatttttatatcatttttttaaaattatatatattatataatttaataaaattctatatgagcatatatataacTGAGTTCAGTTTGGGATCGAAATCCTCTGCAGTGCGACGACGGCAACGGCCATGCAACCGTACTGCTTCTGTTCAACCGGCGGATGCAACCGCCAGCCGCCCGATGGCGAAGAGACGTACTCTATCACCTCCTTTTTCCATTCCCCCTCGCGCTTCCCTCCTCCCCACTTCCACTTCTCCGTCGATCTGATCTTCCACGACGATGAGCGCCGCCGGGGCTTCCCCTGCTCCTCCTTCCTCCCTCTACGCTGCTGGCGCAGGAGGCGACGGAGGCGGCGGCGGAGATGGCGATGATCCCTCCCGTCCCCCGCCCTTCGAACTGTTTCACAGAGTTGGCGCCGGCCCCATTGTCCCTGAAGAAGGGGAGGAGGATGAATCAGAGGAAGCAGAGGATCAGGCGCCGGCCAACGACCGGGAAGGAATAGGGGAACCTTCTCGCCGGGCTAGGCGCCGGGGAAGGAGCGCTCCGGCGGGGCCACAGCAGTGCGGGACGTGCTACAAGGTGTTCCCCTCCATCAAGGCCCTGCACGGACACATGCGGAAGCACCCGGCGATGTTCCGCCGCGCCGCGATCTCCTTGGTGGAGAAGGACTCGAACCCGGAGGACCGGCGGTTCGTGTGCCGCAACTGCGGGCGCGAGTTCCAGAGCCGACAGTCCCTCGGCGGCCACTCCGCCAGCCACAAGGGCGAGAACGGGTGCTACCAGAAAGCGAAGGAGGAGCGGGAGTACGGCCCGGCCAGAGggcgaaggaagaagaagacaggAATCAGCGAGGAAGAAGCGGCGGAGGAAGCGCGGCGGTCGACGGCAGCCATGTTGTCGTTCGTGTTCGCCAAACAACCGCGTCCGGCGCCTCTGCCTCCGGCGGAGGTTCCTGTTCCGAGCACTCCGGCATCAGCGCCACCACAAATTGCAACCGAGACGAGCAAGATAAGAAAGGAGGCGGAGGAGGAAGAGCTGGACTTGAATAAACTTCCCGACGAGTCCTCTCCTTCTTCCCCCTCGCCAACGGAGGCGACGACGGAGAAGAACAACTTGGAGTTTGACCTGAATGAATCGCCAGAGGAGGCGAGAAACACGAAGAAGAGACCGAACGTCGACTTGAACGAATCCCCGGAATCGACGAACGCAAACTGGAACTGGAATAGCGACGTTGGTGGTTCCGTCACTGCAACGGAGACGGCGAGAAagcggaaggagaagaagaagaagaagtcgaaGCTGGATTTGAACGAGTCGCCGGAGGAGAAATAGCGGGAATGGGAACGGCGGAATGGCAGTTCGACCTCTTCCCTTCCCGCGGttcaaagagagagagagatttgcttaatatttaaattatattattttgctAAATAAAAACCAACAAAAACTCCTTTGTAATACATTTTTTTCATGTATTTCCAAACGTGAAAGTCTTCGTCATTATTAGTTATATATCCATTGTTAATATTAAAAAAGTGTAAATTTTCTCGAATAAAATTCATTCCAAATACAAAACAAATTAAGGGCATAtttgtaattttatatatttttcctcCGAATTGGTGATAGTTCATGTTCTTATATAATCCTCTcatttcctctctctctctctctctctctctctcgtggGGTTTGGGCGAAAAATTCCACCTTGGTTGGCAGCTCTATGTTCGAATCTCCCATCCGGAAAACCCTAATCGCCACTTCCGCCGAACTAGGTATTTATTCATGTCGATCGTCCCCCCTCTGCATCTGCAATTTGTGGGTGATCTATTGGTTTTGACATAATCCTTGCCTGAAACTACGATTTGTTGAGTCCGTCGTTTGGTTTTGGTTGATGATTTCTGATGAGTTTTactggatttagtttgtttttaaCTCAAATTATCTTCCTTGATCTTAATTTTGTACCAGCGATGAAAAGATCTGCTGGGCGTCGATCAAATTTCGATCCTAAATCCGATCTTGAAGCTTATTGCGATCTCTCCTTGTGATTAGTCATCTTCCAATGCTGAATTCAATCCCCAAGGTTATCGATCAAGATTGGATTTTGATACGATAGCCAATTGATTCATAATCGTTGAACCGTAAAGGGTTAATTGGATGGAATCTTTCGATGCTAATAATTATTTGCCTCCTCATAAGCGTCTGCTCGCTGAACTTCGGAGGGAGAATTCCGAATTTGATTACCTGCCGCCAGTTCCTTTTGTTTCGGGCGATCTTGGTGCTCGGCTTAGAGATATTATTAACTCCCCAGATTCGACTCCGGAAAAGATCCTTGAGGTTTCCGAATCTGTGGCTTTGGCAGCAACTGAAATTGCTGTGGTAGCAAGAAAAACTGCAATTGAGAAAGCTGCAGCAGCTACAAAAGCTAAATCTGATGCCAAGGATGCATTGCTATTTCTGGATTCTATCACGATGAATAGGAAATGCAGAAAAGTCTGTTCAAACAAAATTAAAATGAGGAAAAAACATATCCCAATAAAGCTCCTGTATAAGACTTACCATCCTTCTGGAAGCCTAGTAACTCATGAAGAACTAACAAGGAAGATGCATCATGCAATGAATAGTTCATCAATAATCtccaatcatagggaaaagcTGATTCAGAATTCTGGGCAAGAAGTTCCATGTAATAGTGAGGATGTCTACAATGAAACTGCACATGATTGTAATGTGGAGAGTATCACAAGTAACTACTCCGAAGGGAAAACTGTTGTATGTTCCAAGGCTGACAAttttgaggaggaagaagatttctGTCACCGCATGAAGAAACAACAAAATGAGTTGTTCAGATCAGTAGCTGGTAGTAGGAAAGTGAGGGTTA is drawn from Zingiber officinale cultivar Zhangliang chromosome 1B, Zo_v1.1, whole genome shotgun sequence and contains these coding sequences:
- the LOC121971325 gene encoding uncharacterized protein LOC121971325, which gives rise to MESFDANNYLPPHKRLLAELRRENSEFDYLPPVPFVSGDLGARLRDIINSPDSTPEKILEVSESVALAATEIAVVARKTAIEKAAAATKAKSDAKDALLFLDSITMNRKCRKVCSNKIKMRKKHIPIKLLYKTYHPSGSLVTHEELTRKMHHAMNSSSIISNHREKLIQNSGQEVPCNSEDVYNETAHDCNVESITSNYSEGKTVVCSKADNFEEEEDFCHRMKKQQNELFRSVAGSRKVRVKQKKLLLSQCNLRDIVEPPKKISPSENLSSFKKESNLDSAESNMSSDDTKVVPDGGVSMKITSAWKCKKIRVSQCSSDSNILKGLC